From Vidua macroura isolate BioBank_ID:100142 chromosome 5, ASM2450914v1, whole genome shotgun sequence, the proteins below share one genomic window:
- the PHETA2 gene encoding sesquipedalian-2 — translation MKLNERSVAHYATCDSPADHTGFLRKRVERHHHHGHHHGTSYQRRWFVLKGNLLFYFEERESREPVGLVVLEGCTVELCEAAEEFAFAIRFDDAGARAYVLVADGQAAMEAWVKALSRASFDYMRLVVRELEKQLEEACKSLAACRKSPQRSSSSGRKRHLSNPALQPLQEKPTTLENGYSTWSSGGCVAGGATCTDHDGGQTKPPPLPPRRRSGASSATGSPAPGLSPAMLESPVPPETICFSKLHNWYGQEIAVLRREWQERQKRGHP, via the coding sequence ATGAAGCTGAATGAGCGGAGCGTGGCCCACTATGCCACCTGTGACTCGCCTGCCGACCACACCGGCTTTCTGCGCAAACGGGTGGAGCGGCACCACCACCATGGCCACCACCATGGCACCTCCTACCAGCGCCGTTGGTTCGTCCTCAAGGGCAACCTCCTCTTCTACTTTGAGGAGCGGGAGAGCCGGGAGCCCGTGGGACTGGTGGTCCTGGAGGGCTGCACCGTGGAGCTGTGCGAGGCCGCTGAGGAGTTCGCCTTTGCCATCCGCTTTGATGACGCTGGTGCCAGGGCTTATGTGCTGGTGGCTGACGGGCAGGCTGCCATGGAGGCCTGGGTGAAGGCGCTCTCACGTGCCAGCTTCGACTACATGCGGCTGGTGGTaagggagctggagaagcagctggaggaggccTGCAAGAGCTTGGCCGCTTGCCGTAAGTCTCCACAAAGatcctcctcctctggcagGAAGAGGCATCTCTCCAACCCTGCCTTGCAGCCTCTCCAGGAGAAGCCCACCACCCTGGAGAATGGCTACTCCACATGGAGTAGTGGTGGATGTGTCGCCGGTGGAGCCACCTGCACTGACCATGATGGGGGGCAAACAAAGCCCCCGCCCCTGCCTCCACGCCGGCGCTCGGGCgccagcagtgccacaggaTCCCCGGCACCTGGCCTCTCACCAGCCATGCTGGAGAGCCCAGTGCCACCGGAAACCATCTGCTTCTCCAAGCTGCACAACTGGTACGGGCAGGAGATTGCAGTGCTGAGACGGGAGTGGCAGGAGAGGCAGAAGAGGGGACACCCATGA
- the NAGA gene encoding LOW QUALITY PROTEIN: alpha-N-acetylgalactosaminidase (The sequence of the model RefSeq protein was modified relative to this genomic sequence to represent the inferred CDS: inserted 2 bases in 1 codon), which translates to MDWHGCGLQYRRGAVAAGGREAWAVSQLMQTASCERGRAXGPGEPLCAAAAAMEAMVPSALVLALALALPSVALENGLARTPPMGWMSWERFRCNVDCQADPRNCISEQLFFEMADRLAEDGWRELGYEYINIDDCWAAKQRDVAGQLVPDPKRFPSGIKALADYVHARGLKLGIYGDLGIFTCGGYPGTMLENVKQDAQTFAAWGVDMLKLDGCYSSAEEQAKGYPEMARALNATGRPIVYSCSWPAYQGGLPPKVNYTILAEICNLWRNYDDIQDSWDSVLSIVDWFFTNQDVLQPAAGPGHWNDPDMLIIGNFGLSYEQSRSQMALWTVMAAPLLMSTDLRTISPRAKEILQNRLMIQINQDPLGIQGRRIVKEKSHIEVFLRPLSQAASALVFFSQRTDMPIRYTTSLAKLHFPEDAVYEVQDVYVGKIVGTLKTADNFSVVINPSGVVMWYLRPMALPVQPWHAVRQQAPGEGYRPALL; encoded by the exons ATGGACTGGCACGGCTGTGGGCTGCAGTACCGGCGGGGCGCGGTGGCTGCGGGCGGGCGGGAGGCGTGGGCAGTCAGTCAGCTGATGCAGACGGCATCAtgtgagcggggccgggc ggggccgggggagcCGCTCTGTGCCGCGGCGGCAGCGATGGAGGCGATGGTACCGAGCGCGCTGgtcctggccctggccctggcgCTGCCCTCCGTGGCCCTGGAGAACGGGCTGGCGCGCACTCCCCCCATGGGCTGGATGTCCTGGGAGAGGTTCCGCTGCAACGTGGACTGCCAGGCGGATCCCCGCAACTGCATCAG CGAGCAGCTCTTCTTCGAGATGGCAGACCGGCTGGCAGAGGATGGTTGGAGGGAGCTGGGCTATGAATACATCAACATTGATGACTGCTGGGCTGCCAAGCAGCGGGATGTGGCCGGACAGCTGGTTCCTGACCCCAAGAGATTCCCCAGTGGAATTAAGGCTCTGGCTGACTAT GTCCATGCCAGGGGCCTGAAGCTGGGCATTTATGGTGACCTGGGCATCTTCACCTGTGGGGGCTACCCAGGCACCATGTTGGAAAATGTGAAGCAGGATGCCCAGACCTTTGCAGCGTGGGGTGTGGACATGCTGAAGCTGGATGGGTGCTACTCGTCCGCAGAGGAGCAGGCAAAGG GATACCCAGAAATGGCGAGGGCCTTGAACGCCACAGGCCGCCCCATTGTCTACTCATGCAGCTGGCCAGCATATCAGGGGGGTCTTCCCCCCAAG GTGAACTACACCATCCTGGCAGAGATCTGCAACCTGTGGCGTAACTATGACGACATCCAGGACTCCTGGGACAGCGTACTTTCCATCGTGGACTGGTTCTTCACAAACCAGGAcgtgctgcagccagcagctggccCCGGTCACTGGAATGACCCGGACATG CTCATCATTGGAAACTTCGGCCTTAGCTATGAGCAGTCACGCTCCCAAATGGCTTTGTGGACAGTGATGGCAGCTCCGCTCCTCATGTCCACCGATCTCCGCACCATCTCCCCCAGGGCCAAGGAGATCCTGCAGAACCGCCTGATGATCCAGATCAATCAGGATCCCCTGGGAATCCAGGGGCGCAGAATTGTCAAG GAGAAATCCCACATCGAGGTGTTTCTGcgcccactgtcccaggctgccagCGCTCTTGTGTTCTTTAGCCAGAGGACAGATATGCCCATCCGCTACACCACCAGCCTGGCCAAGCTCCACTTCCCTGAGGATGCCGTGTATGAG GTACAAGATGTGTACGTCGGGAAGATTGTTGGAACCTTAAAAACAGCAGACAACTTCTCAGTCGTTATTAACCCCTCAGGGGTGGTGATGTGGTATCTCCGTCCCATGGCACTCCCGGTACAACCCTGGCATGCTGTCAGACAGCAAGCCCCTGGTGAGGGTTACCGCCCAGCCCTTCTGTGA